In Brienomyrus brachyistius isolate T26 chromosome 19, BBRACH_0.4, whole genome shotgun sequence, one DNA window encodes the following:
- the LOC125714732 gene encoding GTP cyclohydrolase 1-like: MDGSSTRQGVSFKDRSGHLAETGPVSSSLKETNSKQAVLVPNPQKGYGNVTWNEMRTRSVEDNEISLPSLISAYSTILRGLGENPERPGLLQTPSRAAKAMQYFTKGYQENIQDVLNDAIFDEGHDDMVIVKDIDMFSMCEHHLVPFIGTVHVGYLPCKKVLGLSKLVRVVEMYSRRLQVQERLTKQIATAITEALQPAGVGVIVEATHMCMVMRGVQKTNSKTVTSTMLGVFRDDPKTRDEFLKLIRRS; encoded by the exons ATGGATGGTTCAAGCACGAGGCAAGGGGTTAGTTTTAAGGACAGGTCCGGACACTTGGCGGAGACGGGGCCAGTATCCAGTTCCCTAAAAGAGACTAACAGTAAGCAAGCAGTCTTGGTACCAAACCCTCAGAAAGGCTACGGCAATGTTACTTGGAATGAAATGCGCACCCGAAGTGTGGAAGATAACGAGATCAGCCTGCCCAGCCTTATTTCAGCCTACAGCACTATTCTCAGAGGTCTGGGAGAGAACCCAGAGAGACCCGGACTCCTTCAGACGCCTTCAAGAGCGGCCAAGGCCATGCAGTATTTTACCAAAGGCTACCAGGAGAACATCCAAG ATGTGCTGAATGATGCTATTTTCGACGAAGGCCACGACGACATGGTGATAGTGAAGGACATCGATATGTTTTCCATGTGTGAGCATCACTTGGTGCCCTTCATTGGAACG GTTCATGTCGGCTACCTTCCCTGCAAGAAGGTACTGGGACTCAGTAAACTGGTCAG GGTTGTCGAAATGTACAGTAGGCGATTACaag TCCAGGAGCGTCTCACCAAGCAGATCGCCACGGCCATCACGGAGGCCCTGCAGCCGGCCGGCGTCGGGGTCATCGTCGAGGCCAC TCACATGTGCATGGTGATGAGGGGCGTGCAGAAGACAAACTCCAAGACGGTCACCAGCACCATGCTGGGAGTTTTCCGTGACGACCCCAAGACGCGGGACGAATTCCTGAAGCTCATTCGTAGGTCTTAG
- the cgrrf1 gene encoding cell growth regulator with RING finger domain protein 1 — MAAEFLVMLYEYCPPFYISIVSLCFIITVAMVLGWFGFDVPIILRSSDDADSVANIPEKRMVQVTNPFALELGSAPASVTGGVVLRPRCLEECRLSCYWGCGVQGLQAALHAHRCGPPISTPQRFQEALHFQYQHVQTFHIDKEDPVEHLTQMPASLRISHFGVLPRACYPLVVLLTLAEPDIRDIYNIVASVTVVHVPDEKYQLSERILFQYLLTVQGNMYELKPLFMSTGDGSQAESTDLTSDTEQERPNQAGGPLTGTIQEDEDEGAAPGAGRDCVVCQNAPVNRVLLPCRHTCLCDGCVSRVRHCPMCRAFVLEAFALCQRPLEVEQEGHHGGE, encoded by the exons ATGGCTGCGGAGTTTCTAGTGATGCTTTACGAATACTGTCCTCCTTTTTATATTAGCATCGTGTCGCTCTGTTTTATCATTACCGTAGCAATGGTTCTAGGCTG GTTTGGGTTTGATGTACCGATAATTTTGCGTAGTTCGGACGATGCGGACTCAGTAGCGAACATTCCAGAAAAGCGGATGGTCCAAGTGACTAACCCGTTTGCCCTGGAACTGGGTTCAGCTCCTGCCTCCGTCACAG GGGGCGTGGTTCTGCGGCCTCGCTGCTTGGAGGAGTGCAGGCTGAGCTGCTACTGGGGCTGCGGAGTTCAGGGTCTCCAGGCCGCCCTCCATGCCCACCGGTGTGGGCCTCCCATCAGCACCCCGCAGCGCTTCCAGGAGGCCCTACATTTCCAGTACCAGCACGTCCAGACCTTCCA CATCGACAAGGAGGACCCAGTGGAGCATCTGACACAGATGCCTGCTAGTTTGCGCATCTCGCACTTCGGGGTGCTGCCTCGGGCGTGTTACCCCCTGGTGGTGCTGCTCACACTCGCAGAGCCGGATATACGGGACATATACAACATC GTAGCCAGTGTGACCGTGGTCCATGTTCCGGATGAGAAATACCAGCTATCGGAGCGGATCTTATTTCAGTACCTGCTCACGGTGCAGGGGAACATGTACGAGCTGAAG CCACTCTTCATGTCCACTGGGGACGGGAGTCAGGCCGAAAGCACAGACCTCACATCCGACACAGAGCAGGAAAGGCCAAATCAGGCTGGAGGGCCCCTGACCGGGACGATTCAGGAGGAcgaagatgagggggctgcCCCTGGGGCGGGCCGAGACTGCGTGGTGTGCCAGAACGCCCCGGTAAACCGTGTGCTGCTGCCTTGCCGGCACACCTGCCTGTGCGACGGCTGTGTGTCGCGGGTCCGGCACTGCCCCATGTGCCGCGCCTTCGTCCTTGAGGCCTTCGCTCTGTgtcagcgccccctggaggtcGAGCAAGAGGGGCACCACGGGGGAGAGTAA